The DNA region TTCAAGCTCGCTGTATTCGCTCACTCTCTCCACGGCAACGATATTGGTCTCCAGCTCTGAGTTCATCCTCACCAGCCAGTTGAGTGTCTGTGTAACCTGCCAACCAACAATAACCAGACTCCTCAGTGTGACCACAGGCACCGTCATCCTCATTTGCTGCACTGTGTGTTACTCACATTGAGAGCGTAGGATATCGAGAGGCCGACCAAGCCGCTGTCCAGAGAGTTCCTGGAAATAACAGCAAACAGGGCAGCGAAGAACACCACCAGGTTTCCAACAAACTCCAAACGGATGGCCAGCCATCTGCAGAACCCCCAAACACGTGAGCACATCACACAAAAGCAAGATTAGAGTAAGTGTAACAGTTGTGTTGGTGCGAGCGCAGAACCTGTTTGACACTATCCACGGGTAGACGCTCTTGAGGTTTTCGTCAATGGTTTTTGAGTTGTGCTGGAGGAACCTTTCCTGATGTCCGTAAGCTCTTATCACTGACAGACCAGACACTGTTTCACCAAAGTGCGAGTAAATGGGAGAGCGGGACACCGAGTCCAGGCGACGCAGCTGCCTTGAAGTGGCTACGTAGAAGCGCTAAAAGTGCACAGTGGGAGGTCAAATATGGCAGTCTTTGCTTGATTCCAGTTCAGGTAAATTTGCCcgttttttcccctccgtcGCTCTTTTTAGCCAGCTTACCTGTACAAAGTAGTAGAGCAGAGCCAGAGGCAGGATGATGACGGCAAAGAAAGGTGTTGCTAAACAGATAACAAAGAGTGTCCCCACCACACCCATCAGACACAGGATCCAAGAGCGCAAAGACTGCGGAATGGCTTCGTCCACTGTGAAAATGTCCTAATGACCACAAAAAAACAGAGGCATTTATCACAAAAGTCACTCATAAAAATGCTACTCATGGCCTAAACTGCAGTCAAAATGATCCATGAACCCTTTTCTCATGAATAATctaaaatttctttttttcatgagCACAGCTCAGTAGGAGGAGGGAGCTTATTAACTGGAACTCAGTTTCCCCGGTAATCAAAAGGATGCCTTGACGTCAACTGAGACGTAGCTCTCATATATACAAAACATTCTGATGGAATATGATTATAAATCTAACCTTTGCAAAGCGGTTGACCACTCTCCCAGTTGGCGTGGTGTCGAAAAACATCATGGGAACCCTCATTATATTATTGAGCAGCCTTGAGTGCAGCATACGGGAGGCATTAACCGAAGCATTGGCCAGGAGCAGTGTGCCAAAGAACACAAAGATCCCTGCGGCAGAAGGAGAGATGTTCTAAATAAGGACGAGGCTTTGAAAGCCACAGGAAATTGACCACTGTAAATTATCAGGAAGTGTGGTGAACTACTCCACTTCTGAGAGCAAACTGTCCAATTATGtagactaaaataaaaataggtctacatgaaatgaaaaataaagaaatattacATTCTGGCAAATAAAATGATGTCATAGTGctttttaaacattattttgCTGCATTTTGGTCTATATCAAATTTTAATCTATACCATTTCATATTCAATTCACTGTGGTGGTTCAGTTTCACTGTCACAATCTGCTTAAATTGACATCTGAAAGTGTCTTTTTTTCTGAAGAAGAGGATAAGTCGCTGCTTCCTCGCTCCGTCAAGTACAATAATGATGAAATGGTTAATAATGCAAAGCAcctaaatgaaaaaacaaaccagcGACATACCTTGAGCCACTCCCAGAGCTCCAAACACCCCCACCCTGGTGTCTCTCACTGAGGCGGGGTATTCTGTGTTGTTGTACCGCATAGCATCGTTGGTCCAGTCACTCAGCCACAGGTTCTGACCGATGAACGCAACGTTCTGGATGAAGTAGACTACGAAGACCATGATGGTGTATCCCCAGCCCATGGCACGTATGTACTGGAGGTACATTGAAAACTTCACCTGGATGTATGAGGGGACAAAAAAGGCTCAGAAACAATCTCAAGTGGTTAAAAACCAAATTCTACTGATTCATCTCACAGCACCTGTCCTGTTTCCATAGTTTCCTTCTCTATGAGCCTTTGGCCCTGCTTGACTTCATCAGTTTCTGGGTTTTTGACGGAACCTTTTCTCAGTCTGACGCTAGAAAAtccaacaaacacaacacattcaCAAGGAGAAACAAGTGAAGCCAGGTATACGCAGACTGAGAAGACTCTCCTAATCCACTTCACTAACCTGCTGCTGCGCTGGCTGCGGCGGATGCTGTGGTCTCTCTTCAGTGTCGCAGTGACTGTGTCCTCCAGTGGAGAATCCAGCTGAGTGTCCTCTCTCTCAGGAATGAGCTCTATGTCGGCAGTGTCTTGGCCTTAACGGAAACGCCACAGCATCTCAGAATGGTGAAGAAATATAACATTTCAACAGGGCAGTTTGGGGTAATTACCTGACTCTGGCTGGGTGCTATTGTTTTGCTCCTGGGCATACGTGTTGAGGAACTCAGAGAAGGCGCCCTTGCTGGCGCGCAGGCTTTTGTAAGTGCCGACCTCGGACACAACTCCATCCACTAAGACCACTATTTCATCCACATGCGGTAGGAAGCTGACGCCATGAGTCACCAGGATACGAGTCTGCACACAGGCCAGCAACAGGTGGTCTAGGTATGAATAACATCATCCCACAGGGACCAGAATGCATCCCCGTGATGACTTATTTCAGAACAGACCTTGTCTCGCAGCATTCCGTTAGGTCCGATGACTTTCTCAAAGAGATGCTTTCCAACGTGAGAGTCTACAGCAGACAAGGGATCGTCCAGCAAAAATATGTCTGCTTGGCTGTAAGCTGCACGGGCCAAGCTCACGCGTTGTTTCTGGCCTCCTGACAGGTTGATGCcctgagaggaggaaggaagcaggagACAGGATGAGCCCGCAAGTACTTTTCTGAAGCAGAATTTCTTGTATTGAAGGTAAACAttgatttttatgtttttaattcagCTGCTTCTCACTTTCTCCCCGATCTCTGTGAGTTCACCACCAGCCAGCAGCTTCAGGTCGGGGGCCAGGGCGCAGGCTTCTATCACCTGCCAGAACCGCTTCTCCTCAAGGGGGGAGCCAAAGAGGATGTTGTCCCTGAGCGTCGCATTTTGGATCCAGGCCTGCTGTGGCACAAAGGCGAGGGAGCCCTGGGAGAATCCAGATCAACAATCACACACAGAGCTTCCAAACAGCGAGCCACTGGTTTTACAAGCAGGCTCTCGTGGTTAAGTTACAATTTTTAACAAATCTCTGTGGGTACTAACTTAATTTTTCATGGTGCCCTCGACTAGAATCAGATATACGGACATGAAGACAGAAATAAGGCATCACCTGAACGTTAACGAAGCCTTTTTTGCGGTGCATCTCTCCCAGGAGGGCCGACATGAAGGAGGATTTTCCAGAACCCACAGCTCCCACTACTGCAACCAAACGCCCCGGCTTAATGTCCAAATTCAgactgcaaaacacacatattaaataaataaagtacaGAAGGAATGTCAATTGAGAGCCTGAGAACTACTTGCAGAAGGAGTTTATTGTGTATCTGTCCTGATAAAGTGGCACCAACTAGTAGGCCAAATGTACAAATTTAAGCTATAATTTGGTATAAATAGTTATTTCAGGTCATCATGACACCCCATCAGATCAGCAGTGTTCCAttcaatgtttattttccaactTATTGACCATAAGTGACCTGGATTATACGTGAAGTACAGTAGTTTAGTTGCCCCTCTTATTTTCTCTAATCTTCTCTAATCACTACTAACCccaaaaattaaataaatgaataagaaAAAGTTCATATTGACAAATAACTTTCAGGGTAATTTTGGTTATTTTTGGTTGTGACAGAATAATCGTACTTTTTTAGAAACGGCTCTGCCTGTTTTTCCCAAGCAAAGGAACCATCAGACACAGTCACTGCAGAGTCTGGAAGAGAAAAGCAGGTGGAACCATTGAAACAGGCTGAGACTGTAGCTACACTACAATATAGCAACAAAGTAAAGTGCTAAACTGTCACAGTGAACTTACTGAAACTGGAGTCATGGCGCACCGTGTCTGCTTCAAGGTCATTGCTTCCAAGAAACTTTTCCAGGCGCTTCCTGGACACGGTCGTCTGAGGCATCAAAGACCAGTTTAGCATAAGGAGAGGTTCTTTGTCCTGTTTTAGGCGAGGGTTTCCTTACCTGCACCATGGCACCGATGAGCATGGGCAGCATGCTGAGAGGAAATCGGAGGATGTTGAAAAGAGAGATGGAAGTAAAAGCCTTCTGAGCGGTCAAGATGTTGTCGGGACTCACGCTCACGTATACTGCAAAGGTGACCAGAGAGACCTGGGAGCAGAGACACCATGAGAAACGGAGGACAGGACTTGACCGGCTGCCACTTTCCTGCATCTGGAAACTCACCAATGCTGGAGCACAcgtgaagatgaaggtggagacaGAAGTCAGGTAGGCAAATTTACGCATGACCTTCAGTTCACTCTCCCTGATGCCTTCTACCTGGGCTTGGAAAGACGGCTCCCACGCGTACAGCTTTAGGATCTGGTGGGACGACGTGAAAAATGAAGGTTGAGGAGAAAGGTTGGATAACAAGAATCCACAGCCGAAGGCATAAGAACTTTTCAGGGCGCACGTACAGTCTGTTTTATGGATGATTGATTTTTCCAGCAAtggaaattaaaatgtgaatggAGGCACTTACTTTCATCCCATTGAGTATTTCATTCATGATCTTAAGTCGACTGTCTTTAAACTTCATGTTCTCCACCTAATAAGAATTGCACAACAGATTACATAACTGCTTTCAAAAAGATTTAGACAGTAATAAGTATTAATTGAGGTGTGATGACTatgtcaataaaaaaaagatcgCTATCTTCAAAGCTGGCAATCTGGTGTTAGAGTTATATAAGTGGACTTATATAACCCTGACCTCAGTGAAGGATCACAAACCTTCTCTCAACATCTGATAGCACACAGGAGTAGCCACTTTtataacatttatttaatctGCATTAGCACATAACTTTTGATAATTGAGTAATATATGATGTTTACCAACATATTTGACTGTGGTTGGGTTCCACTTAAATACTGAGTCATCATAGTCAGAGTAATGTACTATAAAGTAATATAAGAGTTTATAACAAGGTGAGAAGTCAGATTATAGTCAATGATAGATAACAAACATCCAGTTGGAAAAAAAACTggcttaaaaataaatatggtACTGTATAATACGAAATGTGTACATGTCTACTCACCTGAAAATTTCTGGCTTTAGTGGCTATAAGACCGTTGATGGGCACCATCAGAACCATGACCACCAGTCCTGCTAAGACCGAGGGGCCCAACTCCAGCCACAGGAAAACGATGGACAGGATGATCTGCAGCGGGCAGGACCACAGCAGGTGGATAAAGTTGACCACGTCGTTGAAGCGCTGGGCGTCTGCCGACATCAGGTTCACCGTTTCCCCCACGGTCGACTCTTTACGGGCGTCGTTAGAAACCAGCAGTGCCTTGGAAAAttgttttacattattttaGATGGCAAAAAAGAGTGAAAATGTTACGGATACTTTTTGGAAAGGCCGCAATAACGACAAACCTTTTTAAGTGTAACTACAGGAGCAAACTGAAGtggaaatgaaagcagaaaaggTCACTGTGGTGTGATTCATGCTTTTACCTTTTTGTACACAGCGGCCATGATGGCCGTGCGGACTTTCATTCCGAGCACGAAGCAGCGATGGAAGTACTGCTGCAGGAACAGCGACTGCAGGAGCGCCACCAAGAACAGCAGCACGGCGTAGAGGTAGCCCTCCCAGTTGTAGCTCGACTTGTCCTCAGTGAAGGAGATCATCAGCCTGGACAGGAGACCAGACAGTAACTATCACAGGCAGGTTTAATCGCCCAGCTTCAGTCTTAATCCTGTTTACATTTCTCCTTCCCTCGCTGTTTCCTCTCATAAGCACACTGCGTTTGTGCTGGACAATAGCTAATAGCTGTTATTTTAGCTTCTCAAAATGCGAACTCTATTGATATTACACATGAAAGTGTGTTTACGGGATAGGAGTAGACTACTGATGTGAGAAACGCTGGATGTGTGTGGACAAAAAATGGTGAAAGCTGCTGTTGAAAGAATGGCCCCGATGGCCAAATAAAAGTTGAGAAAGCTGAGAAGATTCTGTTGAAAGTTAAAAGTGACCCAGCCAAATTTGGGGATGAAAACAAGCTCATTCATCTCAAACCCACTTTAGGAGTTGAGGGCTGACGAAGGCCAACACGTCCTGCAGAAGTTTAAAGAAGGCCGACTCCAACAGAATCAATTTAAAGGTCTTGTAAATGGTGGTGATCAGCCAGGAATTAGGAtagtcttcttcctccttctttttgtcttttttcttggtcttcccttcttcttcttttattcccACTTCCCCCTTAAAAAGGGGAAATTGTTTGAGCACATGTGACTGTtgcataaaataataaaagataaTGTGGTAAAGCTTCTCACCAGCATGAGCACATCCTGACTGATGCCTTTCGCCAAACCGCTGGAGACGCCGTTTCTGAGCTCCCCATCCAGGTCTTTTGTCTTGATTTTGCTCATGTGCAATTGGTAACGAATTCGAGCTTTGGCCAGTTCTGCCTCCACATGATGCTGAAATTTCTGGTTGATGTGGCCGGTGCTGTCCTTTTCATTCAAGTCCCACATGTCCTCCTGAACAAGGGGCTGCCTGAAGCCCTTGAAGGCCATACTGAAAAGACGAAGACGGTTCAAAACGCAACCTGTGCCTTCCCAGACTCTGACGTGGCAAGTTAAATGTTACCTGTTGAACCAGTTGAATGTGATTCGGCTCAGAAATGCTGCCCCCGCCTCAGGATTCTGTAGACCAAAGGGACAAAAAACCATCTCAGAAGTGAAAACAAGCTGGGGCGGTGAACACTTGGTGGATGACACGGTGACGTTAATAGTGAAATCAAATGAGCTCTCAGGTACCCTTTTTACGTGCTCCTTTGCATTTGGTGGGATGTCGGCCACAGCGGAGAGGATCAGAGCGATCACCTCCAGCCCAAAGGAGATGAAGAACAGGCAAAATCGAGGGAGATCAGAGATCTCTCCCTGAGGGTCAGAGGTGATACAGGGGGCACTTGATGATTACTGTGATTACTGAGACTAGATGCATCCAAGCAGGTGAGTCTGTGAGAGAAATGATACTTGATCTCATACCGTGAGCGCCTTCCGTATGAGGGACTGGAAAGGGAATATATTACACACAACAATGAGGAGCCAGAAAAGGAAGAGCGTGGCAGAGTCCACGGCTCGCTCCCTCCGCCTCACCCCTTCCTGACACAACAGCACAAGGATCTGACAGGGAAACATCACAGGGCACGATGAGTAATcccacctggagcagcagaagcacTCAAGATAACATCTGCTGTGTTTACCCATGTGACAGCGAACAGGACGGGGTTTGCATAGAACACGGTGGGGTTCTTTGTCGGGGAAGGCGTGCCCTCGGTTGGACCGTAATCTTCTCCTAACGTGAGTCCCAGGGCCGCGATGGCCGCCAGGAACAGCAGAGATGTCAGAAACTGAGGAGAAAAACGTGAGAGAAGACACTGAGAGGCTGTGGTCGTGTTCCTCTGAAACAGAACCATGTCTAAAAGATGATCTGGATACATGTGGGGCTCTTCCTAATCCTTTAGTCTCAGGAGTTTATTACCTGTTTGCACATGTAGAGCTTGgacatgtgtttgtttttcaccgAGCACCTCGTGAACAGAGACAATAGGTGCTTCGGAGCACAGATCCACAGGAACCCCAGGGGAACCCAGACCAGCACCGTCTGCTCCACACATAGTGGGAGGTCTGGGTCTTCTCTATCCAAATATGATGCATTCTgaggtgcacaaacacacacaggcaaagaAAATCACCAAACATCACATGGTCACTTTGATGTCAGCAAAAGGCAAACACAGCCAGCCTTTCTGCAGACGGCAGGAGCTTACTATGTATCCACAGGGACATGCCGTGACCCCAGCTTCAAAATTTAATCAAGACCACCTCACATATAATTAAAAGCGAAATCTCTGCTGACAGACAACAACTTCCTCTGTAATGAAGGAAATGAAGAGAGGGAACACGGAAATATAAATGAGAGGAACGTGCAGAGAACACAAATGGCTATATGAAAGACCTGAAGATCAGTTTCACACGCTGAGCGGTCTAATGAGTCCTGGCGCCTTAGAGGAAACAGCTCGCAAATATTTCacaactgtttctttttttagagGTGCATTGAAATTTGTTCTgagacttaaaaaaaacacattttttgacTGCAAATGTGGAATATTTGCAAGCCTCAAAGCTTGAATTCAAGTGGGTTTGAACATTTAGAGCTTCTGCAGCTGGGACCCGCTTCAATAAATATCTTACTCACGGAATGCAGGCAACTCTGTCAAATATACTCAAGTATTTACTGTAGATATTTAAGAATTCATTGTTTCTAGGCCATAAATTATGTAGAACTATTTTCACAGTTTCAGAGAGTAATGTGAGTCACACCTTTATGTCTTTTTGGGTCAAAAAATCACAACACTAAAGGTTTTTACGGCGTGTTCTTTTATATTTTACAGTGTGCACGTGTCGCTGTTTTCAGATATGACAGGACATGTTCATGAGTTACTACCGGCCAGTCACATGTCCTCTGATCTCACTGTGTGCAGAGGTGAAACCGTGCTTTCACATTCATTCACCCATCTTTCACTGATCCTCCCTTGAACAGGTTATGGAGCTGTCAGAttcaaatgtcaaaaaataaataagacttCCTCAATCATGTaccaaagttaaaaaaaaaaatgggttgaagtgtttgattttttattttttgcagtgtGAGcttttgtatttactcattttttACTGGTCTGTCACTGACGTAATCAGAGACGTATTGTTTGAATAGATAATGTTGTTTAAAAAGGTTTTATAATGGACACTTTCTTTGTACCAACTTTCTAAATACTTCTGACTTTGCCAGGACTGGTTGTTGTAACTGAATGAATCCCAAGCTGTAACACCCTGTAAATTCTAGGGGACGACAGAATCCAGCATTTATTGTAGTGGCTGATTAAAAATCAACTGTACAAACAAGATCTAAAGACGTGACGGCCTCTGTTGTCTCATATTTTGTCTCACTGAACTAATCAGTGTGTAAACATTGACCTAAGCCTAAGGTTATTTggcaaaggttaaaaaaagtaaaattgaTTTTCTGGTTTCAAACAAATGTGTGGTTAGTCCCATCTTTGTCCAGCCTCAAGGACCTGGCTGTGGTACTCACCCAGAAGGGGGACCCACAGTACTGGTccaaagcagcagcacacatgGTCCTCTCTGGCTGCCTTCCTTCGTCCCTCTGCTTCACCGCTGCCCAGGCTCACCCTTTAAGGCTCCCTGACCCCGTCCACCCACACGCTGAAGACAATCGCAGGACGTGACGTTGCAGGACTTTCAACAATATGGCTTCAAAGCAGAAACCCGACCTCAAGACCTCATACAGAGAAAACACATCAGTGCCGCACGTCTGATTTCTCTTGTTTCAGAAGAAAGGTCctgaagcaggttcccctgtcCTCGGGGAAAGTGCATATGTGTAGTCCAACCAGTGGAGGAAATAAGTAACAACGGACGCCGTCATTGAGTTAGTCCAGCCTTATATCTGCCCAATGTTACTGACATGTCTAAAGTTCAtctggcaggaaaaaacaatgaGACAGAATGACTTGCAGAAGCGGCGCTTGGTGATGGGACGGCCCaccaaaaaagggaatgtgTTTATGTGGAAGGGAGTGGGCAAATTACATCCCCTTTTCCTGTTGCATTCCAAGAGGGGGACCCATTTTCTGACATCACATTTGTTAGGTTCAGTGCGCTCGTGCTTGGACCATATCCTCCCGCTTCTTGAGCTTcacatacatttatatataaatatgaatgTTGGCCGAAGGGAAGGTAGCGAGGGTCTGAGGACTGCTTCACATGAGTGCTACCTTCTGATCAGGGAGCAGCTGAGCTCAATCACACTCTCCACAAGAGGCTTGAGTAGGAGAGAATGAAAGCTGAACCGAACGCCCGACTTCAAAAGGTAGCCCACAGATGCACGCCATGTTCTTGTCCACAGGTAAATTGCTACCAGATGCCTGTTCAACACTAAGCACGGCAACAAATAAGCAGCTCGTGTCTGCATGCACGCACGGGCCAGCGTTAGCGTGTATGTGCAAATACGGGGGCAGAAATAAATCACCAGCTTCATTTAAAGGCTTGTTAGGAAGGAAAGCTGATAAAACAACCTACACGAATATCAGCGTCCACATGTGGAGATAAGACTGTGATACAGTGAGACACAGCAGACCTGAAG from Takifugu rubripes chromosome 4, fTakRub1.2, whole genome shotgun sequence includes:
- the abcc2 gene encoding ATP-binding cassette sub-family C member 2 — translated: MCAAALDQYCGSPFWNASYLDREDPDLPLCVEQTVLVWVPLGFLWICAPKHLLSLFTRCSVKNKHMSKLYMCKQFLTSLLFLAAIAALGLTLGEDYGPTEGTPSPTKNPTVFYANPVLFAVTWILVLLCQEGVRRRERAVDSATLFLFWLLIVVCNIFPFQSLIRKALTGEISDLPRFCLFFISFGLEVIALILSAVADIPPNAKEHVKRNPEAGAAFLSRITFNWFNSMAFKGFRQPLVQEDMWDLNEKDSTGHINQKFQHHVEAELAKARIRYQLHMSKIKTKDLDGELRNGVSSGLAKGISQDVLMLGEVGIKEEEGKTKKKDKKKEEEDYPNSWLITTIYKTFKLILLESAFFKLLQDVLAFVSPQLLKLMISFTEDKSSYNWEGYLYAVLLFLVALLQSLFLQQYFHRCFVLGMKVRTAIMAAVYKKALLVSNDARKESTVGETVNLMSADAQRFNDVVNFIHLLWSCPLQIILSIVFLWLELGPSVLAGLVVMVLMVPINGLIATKARNFQVENMKFKDSRLKIMNEILNGMKILKLYAWEPSFQAQVEGIRESELKVMRKFAYLTSVSTFIFTCAPALVSLVTFAVYVSVSPDNILTAQKAFTSISLFNILRFPLSMLPMLIGAMVQTTVSRKRLEKFLGSNDLEADTVRHDSSFNSAVTVSDGSFAWEKQAEPFLKNLNLDIKPGRLVAVVGAVGSGKSSFMSALLGEMHRKKGFVNVQGSLAFVPQQAWIQNATLRDNILFGSPLEEKRFWQVIEACALAPDLKLLAGGELTEIGEKGINLSGGQKQRVSLARAAYSQADIFLLDDPLSAVDSHVGKHLFEKVIGPNGMLRDKTRILVTHGVSFLPHVDEIVVLVDGVVSEVGTYKSLRASKGAFSEFLNTYAQEQNNSTQPESGQDTADIELIPEREDTQLDSPLEDTVTATLKRDHSIRRSQRSSSVRLRKGSVKNPETDEVKQGQRLIEKETMETGQVKFSMYLQYIRAMGWGYTIMVFVVYFIQNVAFIGQNLWLSDWTNDAMRYNNTEYPASVRDTRVGVFGALGVAQGIFVFFGTLLLANASVNASRMLHSRLLNNIMRVPMMFFDTTPTGRVVNRFAKDIFTVDEAIPQSLRSWILCLMGVVGTLFVICLATPFFAVIILPLALLYYFVQRFYVATSRQLRRLDSVSRSPIYSHFGETVSGLSVIRAYGHQERFLQHNSKTIDENLKSVYPWIVSNRWLAIRLEFVGNLVVFFAALFAVISRNSLDSGLVGLSISYALNVTQTLNWLVRMNSELETNIVAVERVSEYSELENEAKWITHTRPDEKWPKDGRIDFQNFKVRYRPELDLVLHGITCNIQSSEKIGIVGRTGAGKSSLTSCLFRIIEAAEGSILIDDIDIAKIGLHDLRGRLTIIPQDPVLFSGSLRMNLDPFDKFSDEDIWRVLELSHLKEFVSGLQEGLQHEVAEGGENLSVGQRQLVCLARALLRKSRILILDEATAAVDLETDNLIQNTIRTEFSHCTVLTIAHRLHSIMDSSRVMVLDAGKIIEFDSPDNLLEKRGHFYAMAKDAGITQEDTMM